A part of Cotesia glomerata isolate CgM1 linkage group LG4, MPM_Cglom_v2.3, whole genome shotgun sequence genomic DNA contains:
- the LOC123262440 gene encoding esterase FE4-like isoform X1, giving the protein MKPVLKLKYCVISGIMLTFTSFAAENEPIIKVLSGQLQGVKENNFFAFRGIPYAAPPIGELRFRDPEPVEPWSGVRDATEFGDSCVQFVRSSKKVLGSENCLFLNVYTMDLTPHEPRAVLFWIHGGAYVDGSGNDDKFGPDYLVQKDVILVTINYRLAIFGFLNLDDESIPGNQGLKDTVMALKWVQQNIGQFGGNPNSVTIFGQSAGSAMVHYLTLSPLTQGLFNKAILQSSVASNPRSYVSYPMKDAAEQVSKKMGQSNEDLIVFLQNVDPSDLLKAVHSLEFREEGFLIENPFVPSVDSKSKLPFLSIPIIEAVKAGIKVPHLIGYTSKEAIRFKADLTDEDYKKIATHQEALHHPNDKKFLEARNISVNDVKKFFFGDKEISRATAQQYIDLVSADYYLINIHHVLEIQLSASDIPSYLYKFDYYSKASAVVQKIIGTDLEGTAHGEENYYLFNATKLKKLGIDQPNNFPVERVIQKRFLDLWTTFAQTGNPNLAVELGTVVWEPVDDPIEYNCLEISKDLKLIEEKNLLYQFKTQKNVKT; this is encoded by the exons CGCGGAATTCCATATGCTGCACCCCCAATCGGCGAATTAAGATTTAGAGATCCAGAACCGGTTGAACCGTGGTCTGGTGTCAGAGATGCTACAGAATTTGGTGATTCATGTGTTCAGTTTGTTAGATCTTCGAAGAAGGTTTTGGGGAGTGAAAACTGCTTATTTTTGAATGTCTATACCATGGATTTGACTCCTCATGAACCGCGGGCAGTCTTGTTTTGGATCCACGGTGGTGCTTATGTCGATGGGTCTGGCAATGATGATAAATTCGGACCCGACTATTTGGTGCAGAAAGATGTCATCCTTGTGACGATTAACTACCGTCTTGCTATTTTTG GGTTCCTGAATTTGGACGATGAATCAATACCAGGGAACCAAGGTTTAAAGGACACAGTGATGGCTCTGAAATGGGTCCAGCAGAACATTGGCCAATTTGGAGGAAACCCTAATAGTGTAACTATTTTTGGACAGTCTGCTGGAAGCGCTATGGTTCATTATTTGACTCTTTCACCTTTAACCCAAG GACTGTTCAACAAAGCTATTTTGCAAAGCAGTGTCGCTTCAAACCCAAGATCATATGTATCCTACCCAATGAAAGACGCTGCAGAGCAAGTATCTAAGAAAATGGGACAGTCAAACGAAGATTTGATTGTCTTTCTTCAAAATGTAGATCCTTCTGACCTACTAAAAGCTGTCCATTCATTAGAGTTCCGAGAGGAAGGATTCTTGATCGAAAATCCGTTTGTTCCTTCAGTAGATTCAAAATCAAAGCTTCCCTTTCTCAGCATTCCGATCATTGAAGCTGTTAAAGCTGGAATCAAAGTACCTCATCTTATTGGCTATACAAGCAAAGAAGCAATTCGCTTTAAAGCGG ATCTTACAGATGAAGACTACAAGAAAATAGCCACTCATCAAGAGGCACTGCATCATCCAAACGACAAGAAGTTTTTGGAAGCCAGAAATATTTCTGTGAACGatgtgaaaaaattcttctttggTGACAAGGAAATAAGTAGAGCAACCGCTCAACAGTACATAGATTTGGTCAGTGCTGATTACTACTTGATTAATATCCATCATGTTTTGGAAATCCAGTTATCAGCATCTGACATTCCGTCGTATCTGTACAAATTTGACTATTATTCCAAGGCGTCTGCAGTGGTTCAAAAGATAATTGGCACAGACTTGGAAg gTACGGCACATGGTGAAGAAAATTACTATCTCTTCAATGCAACTAAACTGAAGAAACTAGGAATTGATCAACCGAATAATTTTCCAGTAGAAAGAGTTATTCAAAAACGATTTTTGGATCTGTGGACTACTTTTGCTCAAACAGG AAATCCGAATTTGGCGGTGGAGTTGGGTACTGTTGTTTGGGAGCCTGTTGATGATCCAATAGAGTATAACTGCTTGGAAATATCTAAAGATCTTAAGCTTATTGAAGAGAAGAATCTTTTGTACCaatttaaaactcaaaaaaatgttaagacTTGA
- the LOC123262440 gene encoding esterase FE4-like isoform X2 — MKPVLKLKYCVISGIMLTFTSFAAENEPIIKVLSGQLQGVKENNFFAFRGIPYAAPPIGELRFRDPEPVEPWSGVRDATEFGDSCVQFVRSSKKVLGSENCLFLNVYTMDLTPHEPRAVLFWIHGGAYVDGSGNDDKFGPDYLVQKDVILVTINYRLAIFGFLNLDDESIPGNQGLKDTVMALKWVQQNIGQFGGNPNSVTIFGQSAGSAMVHYLTLSPLTQGLFNKAILQSSVASNPRSYVSYPMKDAAEQVSKKMGQSNEDLIVFLQNVDPSDLLKAVHSLEFREEGFLIENPFVPSVDSKSKLPFLSIPIIEAVKAGIKVPHLIGYTSKEAIRFKADLTDEDYKKIATHQEALHHPNDKKFLEARNISVNDVKKFFFGDKEISRATAQQYIDLVSADYYLINIHHVLEIQLSASDIPSYLYKFDYYSKASAVVQKIIGTDLEGTAHGEENYYLFNATKLKKLGIDQPNNFPVERVIQKRFLDLWTTFAQTGIHTLLSREE, encoded by the exons CGCGGAATTCCATATGCTGCACCCCCAATCGGCGAATTAAGATTTAGAGATCCAGAACCGGTTGAACCGTGGTCTGGTGTCAGAGATGCTACAGAATTTGGTGATTCATGTGTTCAGTTTGTTAGATCTTCGAAGAAGGTTTTGGGGAGTGAAAACTGCTTATTTTTGAATGTCTATACCATGGATTTGACTCCTCATGAACCGCGGGCAGTCTTGTTTTGGATCCACGGTGGTGCTTATGTCGATGGGTCTGGCAATGATGATAAATTCGGACCCGACTATTTGGTGCAGAAAGATGTCATCCTTGTGACGATTAACTACCGTCTTGCTATTTTTG GGTTCCTGAATTTGGACGATGAATCAATACCAGGGAACCAAGGTTTAAAGGACACAGTGATGGCTCTGAAATGGGTCCAGCAGAACATTGGCCAATTTGGAGGAAACCCTAATAGTGTAACTATTTTTGGACAGTCTGCTGGAAGCGCTATGGTTCATTATTTGACTCTTTCACCTTTAACCCAAG GACTGTTCAACAAAGCTATTTTGCAAAGCAGTGTCGCTTCAAACCCAAGATCATATGTATCCTACCCAATGAAAGACGCTGCAGAGCAAGTATCTAAGAAAATGGGACAGTCAAACGAAGATTTGATTGTCTTTCTTCAAAATGTAGATCCTTCTGACCTACTAAAAGCTGTCCATTCATTAGAGTTCCGAGAGGAAGGATTCTTGATCGAAAATCCGTTTGTTCCTTCAGTAGATTCAAAATCAAAGCTTCCCTTTCTCAGCATTCCGATCATTGAAGCTGTTAAAGCTGGAATCAAAGTACCTCATCTTATTGGCTATACAAGCAAAGAAGCAATTCGCTTTAAAGCGG ATCTTACAGATGAAGACTACAAGAAAATAGCCACTCATCAAGAGGCACTGCATCATCCAAACGACAAGAAGTTTTTGGAAGCCAGAAATATTTCTGTGAACGatgtgaaaaaattcttctttggTGACAAGGAAATAAGTAGAGCAACCGCTCAACAGTACATAGATTTGGTCAGTGCTGATTACTACTTGATTAATATCCATCATGTTTTGGAAATCCAGTTATCAGCATCTGACATTCCGTCGTATCTGTACAAATTTGACTATTATTCCAAGGCGTCTGCAGTGGTTCAAAAGATAATTGGCACAGACTTGGAAg gTACGGCACATGGTGAAGAAAATTACTATCTCTTCAATGCAACTAAACTGAAGAAACTAGGAATTGATCAACCGAATAATTTTCCAGTAGAAAGAGTTATTCAAAAACGATTTTTGGATCTGTGGACTACTTTTGCTCAAACAGG TATCCACACGTTGCTGTCCAGAGAAGAGTGA